ACCGCGATGCTGACCACCTTCAACGAAGTGGACATGACCGCGATTATGGATTTGCGAAATCGGCGCAAGGACAAATTCCAGGAAAAATTCAACGTGAAACTGGGATTCATGTCGTTCTTCGTCAAGGCGGTAGTCGGGGCATTGAAGGAATACCCGCTGCTGAACGCGGAAATTCAGGGCGAGGATATTCTCGTTAAGAAATTTTACGATATCGGCGTTGCCGTCTCCGCCAAAGAAGGGCTCGTCGTGCCGGTCGTCCGCAACGCCGACCGCCTCGGTTTCGCCGAAATTGAACGCGCCATTGGCGAACTGGCGCAGCGCGCCAGAAGCAATGCGCTGAAACTGGAAGACTTGCAAGGCGGCACATTCACGATCACCAACGGCGGCGTGTTCGGTTCGCTCATGTCCACACCGATATTGAACGCGCCGCAAGTGGGAATCCTGGGCATGCATTCCGTCCAATGGCGTCCGGTTGCGATTGACCGGGAGCGGATGGAAAACCGCCCGATGATGTACATCGCGCTGTCTTACGACCATAGGATTGTCGACGGCAGCGAAGCGGTAAGCTTCCTGGTCAAAGTGAAGCAACTGCTGGAAGACCCGGAAACATTATTGCTGGAAGGTTAATACCCAACCATCACCACAAAAACGCCCGGCGGCTGTCGGCAACTTCCTCTGCCAAACGAAAAAGGAGTTGCGCATAGCTTGTCGGGCGTTCTTTTCATCACTTGGACGGTATGCAGCTTCTAACGGAC
This sequence is a window from Bacilli bacterium. Protein-coding genes within it:
- the sucB gene encoding dihydrolipoyllysine-residue succinyltransferase codes for the protein TAMLTTFNEVDMTAIMDLRNRRKDKFQEKFNVKLGFMSFFVKAVVGALKEYPLLNAEIQGEDILVKKFYDIGVAVSAKEGLVVPVVRNADRLGFAEIERAIGELAQRARSNALKLEDLQGGTFTITNGGVFGSLMSTPILNAPQVGILGMHSVQWRPVAIDRERMENRPMMYIALSYDHRIVDGSEAVSFLVKVKQLLEDPETLLLEG